The following coding sequences lie in one Maribacter forsetii DSM 18668 genomic window:
- a CDS encoding M28 family peptidase, whose translation MKKTLFLLVATAISCNSSQKTVKDVATEASTAASEITFAESITEAELKDHLYIYASDEFEGRETGQPGQKKAIEYIKAEYEKLGIPAAKTDGNYFQEVPLEISKLPEGKLSVNGTDFPIGEHVLTFTAANTIADEIVYVGYGIEDETYSSYNDTDVSGKIVLLKSREPKNADGNFTISGTTEASIWSNMSESITKRIQIAVDKGAIGVLYYDTDNFSRFKRRFESMKQNNSGRMEVVDNNAPEFYSLFIDQELAKSLLSNIETDSETKVLSKKLDLNFESSNDKIGSENVAAMIKGSEKPDEYLVISSHLDHIGITGDGEINNGADDDGSGTVALLEIAEAFKKAADKGVGPKRSILFLHVTGEEKGLLGSQYYSDVDPIVPLANTVANLNIDMIGRIDPKREGDRNYIYLIGSDKLSLELHNLSEEVNKKFMNIELDYTYNDENDPNRFYYRSDHYNFAKNNIPIIFYFNGTHADYHKPSDTPDKINYDLLENRSRLVFYTAWEIANRAQKLKVD comes from the coding sequence ATGAAAAAAACACTATTCCTATTGGTCGCTACGGCCATTTCATGTAACTCTTCTCAAAAAACCGTTAAAGATGTCGCTACGGAAGCGTCAACGGCAGCATCAGAAATTACGTTTGCAGAATCTATTACAGAAGCAGAATTAAAAGACCATCTGTACATTTACGCGTCAGATGAGTTTGAAGGTAGAGAAACCGGACAACCAGGTCAGAAAAAAGCAATTGAGTACATAAAAGCTGAATATGAGAAATTAGGTATTCCTGCTGCTAAAACAGATGGGAACTATTTTCAAGAAGTACCACTAGAAATCAGTAAACTTCCTGAAGGAAAACTTAGCGTCAACGGAACAGATTTTCCAATTGGTGAGCATGTTTTGACTTTTACCGCTGCAAATACCATTGCAGATGAAATAGTGTATGTTGGTTATGGCATTGAAGATGAAACCTACTCTAGTTACAATGATACAGATGTTAGTGGAAAAATCGTTTTATTAAAATCTCGCGAGCCTAAAAATGCAGATGGGAATTTTACCATCTCTGGAACCACTGAAGCTTCGATATGGAGTAACATGTCAGAATCAATCACAAAGAGAATACAGATCGCAGTTGACAAGGGTGCTATTGGAGTATTATATTATGATACTGATAATTTTAGCAGATTTAAACGCAGATTTGAATCTATGAAACAAAACAACAGTGGCAGAATGGAAGTCGTTGATAATAACGCACCTGAATTCTATAGTTTGTTTATTGATCAGGAGCTTGCTAAAAGTTTGCTTTCAAATATAGAAACTGATAGTGAAACTAAAGTACTTTCTAAAAAGCTTGATTTAAATTTTGAAAGTTCTAATGATAAAATAGGATCTGAAAATGTAGCAGCGATGATTAAAGGTTCAGAAAAACCAGATGAGTATTTGGTAATTTCATCTCACCTAGATCATATTGGTATTACCGGTGACGGAGAAATCAATAATGGTGCAGATGATGATGGATCTGGTACCGTTGCTCTTTTAGAAATTGCAGAAGCTTTTAAGAAAGCCGCGGATAAAGGCGTGGGACCAAAAAGATCAATTCTATTCTTACATGTTACAGGTGAGGAAAAAGGATTATTAGGTTCGCAATATTATTCGGATGTAGACCCAATTGTTCCGCTTGCAAATACCGTTGCCAATTTAAATATTGATATGATCGGTAGAATTGATCCTAAGCGTGAAGGAGACCGTAATTACATCTATTTAATAGGCTCTGATAAGTTAAGTTTAGAGTTACATAACCTATCTGAAGAAGTGAATAAAAAGTTCATGAATATAGAACTTGATTATACGTATAACGATGAAAATGACCCTAATCGTTTTTACTATAGAAGTGACCATTATAACTTTGCTAAAAACAATATTCCGATTATATTTTACTTTAACGGTACACATGCAGATTACCACAAGCCAAGTGACACACCAGATAAAATAAATTATGATTTACTAGAAAATAGAAGCAGGTTGGTTTTTTACACCGCTTGGGAAATTGCCAATAGAGCGCAAAAACTAAAAGTAGATTAA
- a CDS encoding S10 family peptidase, protein MKKLLQLTICLATTFAIGQSRELPIDTVITTQHTATINGSTFSYTAQTGTQPVWDENAKPIASLHYTYYTRNNIKDSAARPLLISFNGGPGSGSVWMHLAYTGPKVLKIDDEGYPVQPYGVSANPYSVLDVADIVYVNPVNTGYSRTIPASGKEVDRDKFFGINADIKYLAEWLNTFVTRNNKWRSPKYIIGESYGGTRVMGLSLALQNQQWMYLNGVIMVSPADYKVIRNSGPVAEAINLPYFTAAAWHHKALPPALQSKDLLEILPESEAYTIDKLIPGLAKGGFLDTTEKDAIADKMAYYSGLDKKDILDQNLVVPTSFFWKNLLKEKGGYTVGRLDSRYLGIDKQLAGMKPDYNSELTSWLHSFTPAINYYLQEELNFKTDVKYNLFGPVHPWNNENDNTRDNLRQAMAQNPYLNVMIQSGYYDGATTYFNAKYTMWQVDPSGRMKDRFSFKGYRSGHMMYLRREDLKNANDDIREFIKRTIATDRSAKY, encoded by the coding sequence ATGAAAAAATTACTACAACTAACAATTTGTTTGGCAACTACGTTTGCCATTGGTCAGTCTAGGGAATTACCCATAGATACCGTAATTACCACACAGCATACAGCCACCATTAATGGATCAACTTTTTCGTACACAGCACAAACCGGTACGCAACCTGTATGGGATGAAAACGCAAAACCCATTGCCTCTTTACATTACACCTATTATACCAGAAATAATATTAAAGATTCAGCTGCAAGACCATTATTAATATCGTTTAATGGCGGACCGGGATCTGGTTCTGTTTGGATGCATTTAGCATACACAGGACCTAAGGTTTTAAAAATTGATGATGAAGGCTACCCTGTACAACCTTATGGCGTGAGCGCAAATCCGTATTCGGTTTTAGATGTTGCAGATATAGTATATGTGAATCCTGTAAATACGGGGTACAGCCGTACCATACCCGCAAGCGGTAAAGAGGTGGACAGGGATAAGTTCTTCGGTATTAATGCGGACATAAAGTATTTAGCCGAATGGCTAAACACCTTTGTTACTAGAAATAACAAATGGCGTTCCCCAAAATACATTATTGGAGAGAGCTATGGCGGAACGCGTGTTATGGGACTTTCTTTAGCATTACAAAATCAGCAATGGATGTATTTAAATGGTGTTATAATGGTTTCCCCGGCCGACTATAAGGTTATTCGTAATTCAGGTCCTGTAGCTGAAGCAATCAATTTACCCTATTTTACCGCTGCAGCTTGGCATCATAAGGCTTTACCTCCAGCACTACAAAGTAAAGATTTACTGGAAATTCTACCGGAATCAGAAGCATATACCATAGATAAATTAATACCTGGATTAGCTAAAGGCGGTTTCTTAGACACTACGGAAAAAGATGCTATTGCAGATAAAATGGCTTATTATTCAGGATTAGATAAAAAAGACATTTTAGATCAAAATCTTGTGGTACCAACCTCTTTCTTCTGGAAAAATTTATTAAAAGAAAAAGGTGGTTACACTGTAGGACGATTAGATTCTAGATATTTAGGGATCGATAAGCAACTTGCAGGTATGAAACCTGATTACAATTCTGAATTGACTTCTTGGTTACATAGTTTTACACCAGCAATAAACTATTACCTACAAGAGGAACTGAACTTTAAAACCGATGTGAAATACAACCTTTTTGGCCCTGTTCACCCCTGGAACAATGAAAACGATAATACTAGGGATAATCTAAGGCAAGCGATGGCACAAAATCCATATTTGAACGTTATGATCCAATCGGGCTATTATGATGGTGCCACAACGTATTTCAATGCCAAATATACCATGTGGCAAGTAGACCCAAGCGGTCGTATGAAAGACAGATTTAGCTTTAAAGGATACCGATCAGGGCATATGATGTATTTGAGAAGAGAAGATTTAAAAAACGCAAATGATGATATTCGCGAATTTATTAAGCGCACTATCGCTACAGATAGAAGCGCTAAATATTAA
- a CDS encoding Gfo/Idh/MocA family protein, translated as MKHLTRRSFSRLTTKGVIGTALFGSIPLAKGFTTEQNNKKLGIALVGLGSYSTYQLAPSLLETEHCYLAGIVTGTKEKEAIWSNKYNIPKKNIYNYENFDSIAKNDDIDIIYVVLPNSMHADFCIRAAKAGKHVICEKPMAVSVEECDAIINVCKEYDVKLGVGYRMQSDPYTHEVKKYVKEKTFGDVLFVSSDAGYISNGNPDQWRLDKSLSGGGALMNMGVYAIQTSIYGAGQNPISVSAQEFSTRPEYFKDTDETITAQFKFANGAVAHMMTSHNANGNRLKVHGSDGWFELDPAHSYGPISGRTSNGNTIEFPFKKQQALQMDDFARHILLNTKNIAPGEMGKRDMIIVEAIYKSILEGGKEQLLSLDEMGIVS; from the coding sequence ATGAAACATTTAACAAGACGTTCTTTTAGTAGACTGACCACGAAAGGAGTTATAGGCACTGCACTATTTGGTAGTATTCCATTAGCAAAAGGCTTTACAACTGAGCAAAATAATAAGAAGTTAGGTATAGCTTTAGTAGGTTTAGGCAGTTATAGTACCTACCAGTTGGCACCATCATTATTAGAAACAGAACATTGTTATTTAGCTGGTATTGTAACTGGAACTAAAGAAAAAGAAGCCATTTGGTCCAATAAATACAATATCCCAAAAAAGAATATCTATAACTACGAAAATTTTGATTCCATAGCTAAGAATGATGATATCGATATCATTTATGTAGTATTGCCAAATAGTATGCATGCAGATTTTTGTATTCGAGCAGCTAAAGCCGGTAAGCATGTTATATGTGAAAAGCCAATGGCTGTTAGCGTAGAGGAATGTGATGCAATAATAAATGTCTGTAAAGAGTATGATGTAAAGCTGGGTGTAGGTTATAGAATGCAAAGTGATCCTTATACACATGAGGTAAAGAAGTATGTAAAAGAGAAAACTTTTGGTGATGTGCTTTTTGTTTCTTCTGACGCCGGTTATATATCTAATGGTAACCCAGATCAATGGCGTTTAGATAAATCTCTTTCTGGTGGTGGTGCTTTAATGAATATGGGAGTGTATGCTATACAAACCAGTATATATGGTGCAGGACAAAATCCTATTTCTGTTTCTGCTCAAGAATTTAGTACAAGACCAGAGTATTTTAAAGATACCGATGAGACCATTACTGCACAATTCAAATTTGCCAATGGTGCCGTTGCTCATATGATGACCTCACACAACGCAAACGGTAATAGGTTGAAGGTGCATGGTAGTGATGGTTGGTTTGAACTTGATCCTGCTCATAGTTATGGACCAATAAGTGGGCGAACATCAAACGGGAATACTATAGAATTTCCATTCAAAAAGCAACAGGCTTTGCAGATGGATGATTTTGCAAGGCATATACTGTTGAATACTAAGAACATAGCTCCTGGTGAAATGGGCAAAAGAGATATGATTATTGTTGAAGCCATTTATAAATCAATTCTAGAAGGCGGTAAAGAACAATTATTATCTTTAGATGAAATGGGTATCGTGTCTTAA
- a CDS encoding SGNH/GDSL hydrolase family protein — protein MKKINVLIITCMLSLLGLTTIHAQDWADLNHFKEANSTVPELQDNENRIVFMGNSITIGWLNNRPDFFEGKPYINRGISGQTTPQMLIRFRQDVINLNPKVVTILAGTNDIAGNTGPSTLEMIMDNIKGMAELAHANGIKVILSSTLPAYDYLWKPGVEPSGKIIALNKMIKEYAKTNGHIYLDYFSAMVDERNGLPKKYAEDEVHPTVEGYKVMEPLVEAAIAEALKK, from the coding sequence ATGAAAAAAATAAATGTATTAATTATAACATGTATGCTATCATTATTAGGGTTAACTACAATTCATGCACAAGATTGGGCAGATTTAAACCATTTTAAAGAAGCCAATTCAACTGTTCCAGAATTACAGGACAATGAAAATCGTATCGTATTTATGGGTAACTCCATTACCATAGGGTGGTTAAATAACAGGCCAGATTTTTTTGAAGGCAAACCATATATTAACAGAGGTATTAGCGGGCAAACAACTCCTCAAATGCTTATCCGTTTTAGACAAGATGTTATTAATCTGAATCCGAAAGTGGTGACCATACTAGCGGGCACCAATGATATAGCCGGTAATACGGGTCCGTCAACCTTAGAGATGATTATGGATAATATAAAAGGGATGGCAGAACTTGCCCATGCTAACGGCATAAAAGTTATTTTGTCCTCTACCCTACCAGCTTATGATTACCTGTGGAAACCAGGTGTAGAACCATCAGGAAAAATAATTGCTTTAAACAAAATGATAAAAGAATATGCCAAAACTAATGGTCATATTTATTTAGATTATTTCTCGGCAATGGTAGATGAAAGAAATGGTCTGCCAAAAAAATACGCTGAAGATGAAGTACACCCAACAGTTGAAGGCTATAAGGTTATGGAGCCCTTAGTGGAAGCTGCTATTGCAGAAGCTTTGAAAAAATAA
- a CDS encoding alkaline phosphatase PhoX, translating into MKKSKKLLIKAFFLSCLGLAVMSCDGEDGVDGTNGIDGVDGADGADGADGADGADGQDLTLAESIPLTSSVTPNELFELKGAFSGSAELNMIMSSADILESDSTFVYGSYMDGAALYPAEDGNFALINNLEADYSIARIMLNSELQPLQGDYIVNSTATAFTAMCSGSSITVEEHGFGPLFLSGGEWGGNAKGVFKVNPFRATEDRVEVERLPALGEWSTENAVVIGKDAYTSQTVVFMGDDHSDNTYPQAHFGMYVGQRGDLDGGKLYVLRGTNPVESAPGEGGQLFEMGMAQDIEYDVEWVEVTERTIDELNQEAIDLGAIGFQRIEDIDWRRGTAEAQREVYFNATGRIRGDNPDLNLRGTGFGRVYKLVLDSDDPTAPAKLTVVVDGDLEDGKGDGMHSPDNILVTENYAYVQEDPNGYADLNADITGFAKLWQLDLNTGDFVEVMECNQTYASSVGIGNTDSMWEITGLIDVTDIIGASEPTFIGGAQVHGWNFSTTPDTAVRADGLKFVDPTAISEGSAALEGSVLFKLTGLPR; encoded by the coding sequence ATGAAAAAATCAAAAAAATTACTAATTAAAGCCTTTTTCCTTTCTTGCCTAGGATTAGCTGTAATGAGCTGTGACGGAGAAGATGGGGTGGATGGTACCAATGGTATAGACGGTGTTGATGGTGCCGATGGCGCTGACGGAGCCGATGGTGCTGATGGAGCTGACGGTCAAGATTTAACTTTGGCGGAATCAATTCCGTTAACAAGCTCTGTAACGCCTAATGAGCTATTTGAATTAAAAGGTGCATTTAGCGGTTCTGCTGAATTGAACATGATTATGTCATCAGCAGATATTTTAGAATCTGATTCTACTTTTGTGTATGGATCTTATATGGATGGTGCTGCACTTTACCCTGCTGAAGATGGTAACTTCGCATTGATCAATAACTTAGAAGCAGATTATTCTATTGCAAGAATAATGTTGAACTCTGAATTACAACCTTTACAAGGTGATTATATAGTAAACTCTACTGCTACAGCATTTACAGCTATGTGTTCTGGTTCTTCTATAACTGTTGAAGAGCATGGTTTTGGTCCTCTTTTTCTTTCTGGTGGAGAATGGGGCGGTAACGCTAAAGGCGTTTTCAAAGTAAATCCTTTTAGAGCTACAGAAGATAGAGTAGAAGTAGAAAGACTTCCTGCGCTTGGAGAGTGGTCTACTGAAAATGCTGTTGTTATTGGTAAAGATGCGTATACATCACAGACTGTTGTTTTTATGGGTGATGATCATAGTGATAATACGTATCCACAAGCGCATTTTGGAATGTACGTAGGTCAAAGAGGTGATCTTGACGGAGGTAAATTATATGTATTAAGAGGTACAAATCCTGTAGAGTCTGCTCCTGGTGAAGGTGGTCAGTTATTTGAAATGGGAATGGCTCAAGATATTGAATATGATGTTGAATGGGTAGAAGTTACCGAAAGAACAATTGACGAGTTAAACCAAGAAGCAATTGATTTAGGTGCTATTGGTTTTCAAAGAATTGAAGATATCGATTGGAGAAGAGGTACGGCCGAAGCTCAAAGAGAAGTTTATTTTAATGCAACGGGTAGAATTCGTGGAGATAACCCAGATCTTAACTTAAGAGGTACAGGTTTTGGACGTGTTTACAAGTTAGTTCTTGATTCAGATGACCCAACGGCTCCAGCTAAATTAACTGTTGTTGTAGACGGTGATTTAGAAGATGGTAAAGGTGACGGTATGCATTCTCCTGATAATATTTTGGTTACAGAAAACTATGCATACGTTCAAGAAGATCCAAATGGTTATGCTGATTTGAATGCAGATATTACAGGTTTTGCTAAATTATGGCAATTAGATTTAAATACTGGTGATTTTGTAGAAGTAATGGAATGTAACCAAACTTATGCTTCTAGTGTTGGTATTGGTAATACCGATAGTATGTGGGAAATTACAGGTTTGATTGATGTAACTGATATTATCGGTGCTTCTGAGCCAACATTTATTGGTGGTGCTCAGGTGCATGGATGGAATTTCAGTACAACTCCTGATACTGCAGTAAGAGCTGACGGACTTAAGTTTGTTGATCCTACAGCCATTAGTGAAGGTAGTGCTGCTTTAGAAGGTTCTGTTCTTTTCAAATTGACAGGCTTACCTAGATAA